A portion of the Lolium rigidum isolate FL_2022 chromosome 1, APGP_CSIRO_Lrig_0.1, whole genome shotgun sequence genome contains these proteins:
- the LOC124683786 gene encoding F-box/kelch-repeat protein At1g80440-like, whose amino-acid sequence MSSCFSATSMGDLIPGLPEEVARECLIRVGFDQLPTVRRISRQWKEEVESPDYSRLRRAEGLARPVIAMVQAQPEHVVEPGPAQKHSSASSAVNGGPANNYRMVLLDPVEGRWASLPVLPGPTGSLPLFCQVAAVDGGQGRKRLVVVGGWDPESWAPTDSVYVYDFLTGAWRRGAPMPGPRRSFFATAAVGGTVYVAGGHDEEKNAPRSALAYDPESDAWTALPDMAGERDEPRGLCIGGKFLVVGGYPTPAQGRFAGSAEAFDPATGDWAPVGEALLEDGACPRTCCVAPGAERVYMIRDGNLVARDGGASAAWRTVASVPEDARTASTVSAIPDGRVVVIGSGCHGGEQTVYMLRDEAGKPTSWARAPAPPEFSGHVQAACFLEI is encoded by the coding sequence GGAGTGCCTCATCCGGGTGGGCTTCGACCAGCTGCCGACGGTGCGGCGCATCTCGCGGCAGTGGAAGGAGGAGGTCGAGTCGCCGGATTACAGCCGCCTGCGCCGCGCGGAGGGGCTGGCGCGCCCCGTGATCGCCATGGTCCAGGCGCAGCCCGAGCATGTCGTCGAACCGGGACCGGCGCAGAAGCACTCGTCCGcgtcgtcggcggtcaacggcggCCCGGCGAACAACTACAGGATGGTGCTGCTGGACCCGGTTGAGGGGCGGTGGGCCTCGCTCCCGGTGCTGCCTGGCCCGACGGGCAGCCTTCCTCTGTTCTGCCAGGTGGCCGCGGTGGACGGCGGGCAGGGGAGGAAGCGGCTGGTTGTCGTCGGCGGATGGGACCCGGAGTCGTGGGCGCCGACTGACTCGGTGTACGTGTACGACTTCCTTACTGGCgcgtggcggcgcggcgcgcCCATGCCCGGCCCGCGCCGGTCGTTCTTTGCAACCGCGGCCGTCGGCGGGACCGTGTACGTGGCCGGCGGGCACGACGAGGAGAAGAACGCGCCGCGTTCGGCGCTGGCGTACGACCCGGAATCCGACGCGTGGACCGCGCTCCCGGACATGGCGGGGGAGCGTGACGAGCCGCGCGGGCTCTGCATCGGCGGCAAGTTCCtggtcgtcggcgggtacccgacgCCGGCGCAGGGACGTTTCGCCGGCTCCGCCGAGGCGTTCGACCCGGCGACGGGGGACTGGGCTCCTGTCGGAGAGGCTCTGCTCGAGGACGGCGCTTGCCCGAGAACGTGCTGCGTGGCGCCGGGAGCCGAGCGCGTGTACATGATCCGCGACGGGAACCTGGTGGCGCGCGACGGCGGAGCGTCTGCAGCATGGCGCACGGTGGCGTCCGTGCCGGAGGACGCCCGCACCGCGTCCACCGTCTCCGCCATCCCCGACGGCCGCGTGGTGGTCATCGGCTCCGGGTGCCATGGGGGGGAACAGACCGTGTACATGCTGCGCGACGAGGCCGGCAAGCCTACATCCTGGGCgcgcgcgccggcgccgccggagtTCTCCGGGCACGTGCAGGCCGCCTGCTTCCTGGAGATCTGA